In Streptomyces sp. NBC_00704, a genomic segment contains:
- a CDS encoding SigE family RNA polymerase sigma factor → MAQGEVLEFEEYVRTRQDALLRSARRLVPDPVDAQDLLQTALARTYGRWDGIADKRLADAYLRRVMINTRTEWWRARKLEEVPTEQLPDACVDDSTEQHADRALLMDAMKVLAPKQRSVVVLRHWEQMSTDETAAALGMSAGTVKSTLHRALARLREELEARDLDARALEREERERCAAA, encoded by the coding sequence ATGGCGCAGGGCGAGGTGCTCGAGTTCGAGGAATACGTCCGCACACGGCAGGACGCGCTGCTGCGCAGCGCACGTCGGCTCGTCCCGGACCCGGTCGACGCCCAGGACCTGTTGCAGACCGCGCTGGCCCGGACGTACGGCCGCTGGGACGGCATCGCGGACAAGCGGCTCGCGGACGCCTACCTGCGCCGGGTGATGATCAACACGCGGACCGAGTGGTGGCGGGCCCGCAAGCTGGAGGAAGTGCCGACCGAGCAGCTCCCCGACGCCTGCGTGGACGACTCCACCGAGCAGCACGCCGACCGCGCCCTGCTCATGGACGCGATGAAGGTGCTGGCACCCAAGCAGCGGAGCGTCGTCGTGCTGCGACACTGGGAGCAGATGTCCACGGACGAGACGGCCGCCGCCCTCGGCATGTCGGCCGGAACGGTCAAGAGCACGCTGCACCGGGCGCTCGCCCGGCTCCGTGAGGAGCTGGAAGCCCGCGATCTGGACGCACGCGCGCTGGAGCGTGAGGAGCGGGAGCGTTGCGCGGCGGCCTGA
- the ilvD gene encoding dihydroxy-acid dehydratase, giving the protein MPELRSRTVTHGRNMAGARALMRASGVPGADIGRKPIIAVANSFTEFVPGHTHLQPVGRIVSDAIREAGGIPREFNTIAVDDGIAMGHGGMLYSLPSRDLIADSVEYMVEAHCADALICISNCDKITPGMLNAALRLNIPTVFVSGGPMESGRATLVDGTVRTLDLVDAISDAVNDKISDEDILRIEENACPTCGSCSGMFTANSMNCLTEAIGLSLPGNGSVLATHTARRALYEDAGRTVMDITRRYYEQDDETVLPRNIATVAAFENSMALDIAMGGSTNTILHLLAAAQEAGVPFGLEEINEVSRRVPCLAKVAPNVAKDRTYYMEDVHRAGGIPTLLGELHRAGLLNEDVHAVHSPSLGDWLKTWDVRAGSPSPEALELWHAAPGCVRSAEAFSQSERWEALDEDAEGGCIRSAEHAYSKDGGLAVLRGNLAVDGCVVKTAGVDESIWTFEGPAVVCESQEEAVEKILNKQVTHGDVVVIRYEGPKGGPGMQEMLYPTSFLKGRGLGKTCALVTDGRFSGGTSGLSIGHASPEAASGGTIALVEDGDRIRIDIPNRTIELLVDDAELARREAALGGVYAPKNRERKVSAALRAYAAMATSADKGAVRDVSKLG; this is encoded by the coding sequence ATGCCCGAGCTGAGGTCCCGCACAGTCACCCACGGACGCAACATGGCGGGCGCCCGCGCCCTTATGCGCGCCTCCGGTGTACCCGGTGCGGACATCGGCCGGAAGCCGATCATCGCGGTGGCGAACAGCTTCACCGAGTTCGTGCCCGGCCACACGCACCTCCAGCCGGTCGGCCGGATCGTCAGCGACGCCATCCGCGAGGCCGGCGGCATCCCACGCGAGTTCAACACGATCGCCGTCGACGACGGCATCGCGATGGGCCACGGCGGCATGCTCTACAGCCTGCCCTCGCGCGACCTGATCGCGGACAGCGTGGAGTACATGGTCGAGGCGCACTGCGCGGACGCCCTGATCTGCATCTCCAACTGCGACAAGATCACTCCGGGCATGCTGAACGCGGCCCTGCGGCTGAACATCCCCACGGTCTTCGTGTCCGGCGGCCCGATGGAGTCCGGCCGCGCCACGCTCGTCGACGGCACGGTCCGCACCCTCGACCTGGTCGACGCGATCTCCGACGCCGTGAACGACAAGATCTCGGACGAGGACATCCTCCGCATCGAGGAGAACGCCTGTCCGACCTGCGGCTCCTGTTCCGGCATGTTCACCGCCAACTCGATGAACTGCCTGACCGAGGCCATCGGCCTGTCCCTCCCCGGCAACGGCTCGGTCCTGGCCACGCACACGGCCCGCCGGGCGCTGTACGAGGACGCCGGCCGCACGGTCATGGACATCACCCGCCGCTACTACGAGCAGGACGACGAGACGGTCCTGCCGCGCAACATCGCCACCGTCGCGGCCTTCGAGAACTCGATGGCCCTCGACATCGCGATGGGCGGCTCGACCAACACGATCCTGCACCTCCTCGCCGCCGCCCAGGAGGCGGGCGTCCCGTTCGGCCTGGAGGAGATCAACGAGGTCTCGCGCCGCGTGCCCTGCCTGGCCAAGGTGGCGCCGAACGTCGCGAAGGACCGCACGTACTACATGGAGGACGTGCACCGCGCCGGCGGCATCCCCACCCTCCTCGGCGAACTGCACCGCGCGGGACTGCTCAACGAGGACGTGCACGCGGTCCACAGCCCGTCGCTCGGGGACTGGCTGAAGACCTGGGACGTCCGCGCCGGCTCGCCGTCCCCCGAGGCGCTGGAACTGTGGCACGCGGCCCCCGGCTGCGTCCGCTCCGCCGAGGCCTTCTCCCAGTCCGAGCGCTGGGAGGCGCTGGACGAGGACGCCGAGGGCGGCTGCATCCGCTCCGCCGAGCACGCCTACAGCAAGGACGGCGGCCTCGCCGTCCTGCGCGGCAACCTCGCGGTCGACGGCTGCGTGGTCAAGACGGCCGGCGTCGACGAGTCGATCTGGACCTTCGAGGGCCCGGCCGTCGTCTGCGAGTCGCAGGAGGAGGCCGTCGAGAAGATCCTCAACAAGCAGGTGACGCACGGCGACGTCGTCGTCATCCGCTACGAGGGTCCCAAGGGCGGTCCGGGCATGCAGGAGATGCTCTACCCGACCTCCTTCCTCAAGGGCCGCGGCCTCGGCAAGACCTGCGCGCTGGTCACCGACGGCCGCTTCTCCGGCGGCACCTCGGGCCTGTCGATCGGCCACGCCTCGCCCGAGGCCGCGTCCGGCGGCACGATCGCCCTCGTCGAGGACGGCGACCGCATCCGCATCGACATCCCGAACCGCACGATCGAGCTCCTCGTCGACGACGCCGAGCTGGCCCGGCGCGAGGCGGCTCTCGGTGGCGTGTACGCGCCGAAGAACCGCGAGCGCAAGGTGTCCGCCGCGCTGCGCGCCTACGCCGCCATGGCGACGAGCGCCGACAAGGGCGCCGTGCGGGACGTGTCGAAGCTCGGCTGA
- a CDS encoding A/G-specific adenine glycosylase codes for MTAPTKPPHSSSPFHDRAGADADAPGADLHAPVIDWFDDHARDLPWRRPEAGAWGVMVSEFMLQQTPVSRVLPVYEQWIARWPRPADLAVEAPGEAVRAWGRLGYPRRALRLHGAAVAITERHGGDVPSDHAQLLALPGIGEYTAAAVASFAYGQRHAVLDTNVRRVFARAVRGVQYPPNATTAAERKLARALLPDDEPTAARWAAASMELGALVCTARNEACARCPIAAQCAWRLAGKPEHDGPARRGQTYAGTDRQVRGKLLAVLRDAHAPVPQAALDRVWHEPVQRARALDGLVADGLVEPLPDGLYRLPLT; via the coding sequence ATGACTGCTCCCACGAAGCCCCCGCACAGCAGCAGCCCCTTCCATGACCGCGCCGGCGCGGACGCCGACGCCCCCGGAGCGGATCTGCACGCCCCGGTGATCGACTGGTTCGACGACCACGCCCGCGACCTCCCCTGGCGACGCCCCGAGGCCGGGGCGTGGGGGGTGATGGTCAGCGAGTTCATGCTCCAGCAGACGCCGGTCAGCCGCGTCCTGCCGGTCTACGAGCAGTGGATCGCCCGCTGGCCGCGCCCCGCCGACCTCGCCGTGGAGGCCCCGGGCGAGGCCGTGCGCGCCTGGGGGCGGCTCGGCTACCCGCGCCGCGCCCTGCGCCTGCACGGCGCCGCGGTGGCCATAACGGAACGGCACGGCGGCGACGTGCCGTCCGACCACGCACAGCTCCTGGCACTGCCCGGCATCGGCGAGTACACGGCCGCGGCCGTCGCCTCCTTCGCCTACGGGCAGCGGCACGCCGTCCTGGACACCAATGTCCGCCGCGTCTTCGCGCGCGCCGTCCGCGGCGTGCAGTACCCGCCGAACGCCACCACCGCCGCCGAGCGCAAACTGGCCCGCGCCCTGCTGCCCGACGACGAGCCGACGGCCGCGCGCTGGGCCGCGGCGTCCATGGAGCTGGGCGCGCTCGTCTGCACGGCCAGGAACGAGGCGTGCGCGCGGTGCCCGATCGCCGCGCAGTGCGCCTGGCGGCTCGCGGGCAAGCCGGAACACGACGGCCCGGCGCGCCGCGGCCAGACCTACGCCGGCACCGACCGGCAGGTCAGAGGCAAGCTGCTCGCCGTCCTGCGCGACGCGCACGCCCCCGTGCCGCAGGCCGCCCTCGACCGCGTATGGCACGAGCCGGTGCAACGCGCGCGTGCGCTGGACGGACTGGTCGCGGACGGGCTGGTGGAGCCGCTGCCCGACGGCCTGTACCGGCTGCCGCTCACCTGA
- a CDS encoding TetR/AcrR family transcriptional regulator: MSGVTARRRGRPPRAESGDTRDRILTAAREEFAERGYDKTSVRGIAKAAGVDPALVHHYFGTKEQVFATSIEVAFAPALNAPEAVADGPPDQVGERLARFVFGVWENPTTRKPLLAILRSAVNNDTAAAVFRRLVASQLLRRIASQLDLPDAELRAELAAAQLVGCAMLRYVIKVEPLASADLEQIIARVAPVVQGHLTGP, encoded by the coding sequence GTGAGCGGCGTCACCGCCCGCCGGCGCGGCCGGCCCCCGCGGGCCGAGTCGGGCGACACCCGCGACCGCATCCTGACCGCCGCCCGCGAGGAGTTCGCCGAGCGCGGCTACGACAAGACGTCCGTGCGCGGGATCGCCAAGGCGGCCGGTGTGGACCCGGCCCTGGTCCACCACTACTTCGGCACCAAGGAACAGGTCTTCGCGACCTCGATCGAGGTGGCCTTCGCGCCCGCGCTGAACGCGCCGGAGGCGGTCGCCGACGGGCCGCCGGACCAGGTCGGCGAACGACTCGCCCGCTTCGTCTTCGGCGTCTGGGAGAACCCGACCACCCGCAAGCCGCTGCTCGCCATCCTGCGTTCCGCCGTCAACAACGACACCGCGGCCGCCGTCTTCCGCCGTCTGGTCGCCTCCCAGCTGCTGCGCCGCATCGCCTCGCAGCTCGACCTGCCGGACGCCGAACTGCGCGCCGAGCTGGCCGCGGCGCAGCTGGTGGGCTGCGCGATGCTGCGGTACGTGATCAAGGTGGAGCCGCTGGCCTCGGCCGATCTGGAGCAGATCATCGCGCGCGTGGCGCCGGTCGTGCAGGGACATCTCACCGGCCCCTGA
- the disA gene encoding DNA integrity scanning diadenylate cyclase DisA, which produces MAANDRAAAPGKSGGSSGADGLMRAALSAVAPGTALRDGLERILRGNTGGLIVLGSDKTVEAMCTGGFVLDVEFAATRLRELCKLDGGIVVSSDLSKILRAGVQLVPDPTIPTEETGTRHRTADRVSKQVGYPVVSVSQSMRLIALYVDGQRRVLEDSAAILSRANQALATLERYKLRLDEVAGTLSALEIEDLVTVRDVSAVAQRLEMVRRIATEIAEYVVELGTDGRLLALQLDELIAGVEPERELVVRDYVPEPTAKRSRTVDEALYELNALSHAELLEMSTVARALGYTGSPEALDSAVSPRGFRLLAKVPRLPGAIIDRLVEHFGGLQKLLAASVDDLQTVDGVGEARARSVREGLSRLAESSILERYV; this is translated from the coding sequence GTGGCAGCCAACGACCGGGCGGCAGCTCCCGGAAAGTCCGGTGGGAGTTCCGGTGCCGACGGCCTGATGCGTGCCGCGCTGAGCGCGGTGGCTCCCGGCACGGCCCTGCGCGACGGCCTGGAGAGGATCCTGCGCGGCAACACCGGCGGGCTCATCGTCCTGGGCTCCGACAAGACCGTCGAGGCCATGTGCACGGGCGGGTTCGTCCTGGACGTGGAGTTCGCCGCCACCCGGCTGCGCGAGCTGTGCAAGCTCGACGGCGGCATCGTGGTCTCCTCCGACCTGTCGAAGATCCTCCGCGCCGGCGTCCAGCTGGTGCCGGACCCCACGATCCCGACGGAGGAGACGGGCACCCGGCACCGCACGGCCGACCGGGTCAGCAAGCAGGTCGGCTACCCGGTCGTCTCGGTCTCGCAGTCCATGCGCCTGATCGCCCTGTACGTCGACGGGCAGCGCCGCGTCCTGGAGGACTCCGCGGCGATCCTGTCCCGCGCGAACCAGGCGCTGGCCACCCTGGAGCGCTACAAGCTCCGGCTGGACGAGGTCGCGGGAACGTTGTCAGCGCTGGAGATCGAGGACCTCGTGACGGTCCGGGACGTCTCCGCGGTGGCACAGCGGCTGGAGATGGTCCGCCGCATCGCCACCGAAATCGCCGAATACGTGGTCGAACTGGGCACGGACGGGCGGCTGCTCGCCCTCCAGCTCGACGAGCTGATCGCGGGCGTGGAGCCGGAGCGCGAGCTGGTCGTCCGCGACTACGTCCCCGAGCCCACGGCCAAGCGCTCCCGCACGGTCGACGAGGCGCTCTACGAGCTGAACGCGCTCTCCCACGCCGAGCTGCTCGAAATGTCCACGGTGGCACGGGCGTTGGGCTACACCGGCTCCCCCGAGGCGCTCGACTCGGCGGTCTCCCCGCGTGGCTTCCGCCTGCTGGCGAAGGTGCCTCGTCTGCCCGGCGCCATCATCGACCGTCTGGTCGAGCACTTCGGCGGCCTGCAGAAACTGCTCGCGGCGAGCGTCGACGATCTGCAGACGGTGGACGGCGTGGGCGAGGCGCGCGCCCGGAGCGTGCGCGAGGGCCTGTCCCGGCTGGCCGAGTCGTCGATCCTGGAGCGCTACGTCTGA
- a CDS encoding sugar phosphate isomerase/epimerase family protein: protein MAEPVVRIPDAKVALSTASVYPESTATAFEIAARLGYDGVEVMVWNDPVSQDIDALRRLSDFHRIPILAVHAPCLLITQRVWSTDPWTKLQRARAAAEKLGASTVVVHPPFRWQRQYARDFVTGIWRMADETDVRFAVENMYPWRYRDREMLAYAPDWDVTKDDYRHFTIDLSHAATSRTDAMGMVDRMADRLGHVHLADGNGSAKDEHLVPGRGSQPCAELLERLALTGFDGHVVIEVNTRRAMSGAEREADLAEALAFTRLHLASASRGAPGTTGAPASSASPASSGPSGSPSPSPASRASGGPPQSGSHSSVPAPSAPSAPPSSSARSSRRSSAKARRR from the coding sequence ATGGCAGAGCCAGTCGTGCGGATCCCGGATGCGAAGGTCGCCCTGTCGACTGCCTCGGTCTATCCGGAGTCGACGGCGACGGCCTTCGAGATCGCCGCACGCCTCGGCTACGACGGCGTCGAGGTCATGGTCTGGAACGATCCCGTCAGCCAGGACATCGACGCGCTGCGCCGACTCAGCGACTTCCACCGGATCCCGATCCTCGCCGTACACGCCCCCTGCCTGCTCATCACGCAGCGGGTGTGGTCGACCGACCCGTGGACCAAGCTCCAGCGGGCCCGCGCGGCCGCGGAGAAGCTCGGCGCGAGCACCGTCGTCGTCCACCCGCCGTTCCGTTGGCAGCGCCAGTACGCGCGCGACTTCGTCACCGGCATCTGGCGGATGGCGGACGAGACGGACGTGCGGTTCGCCGTCGAGAACATGTACCCCTGGCGCTACCGCGACCGCGAGATGCTCGCTTACGCCCCCGACTGGGACGTCACGAAGGACGACTACCGGCACTTCACCATCGACCTCAGCCACGCCGCGACGTCCCGCACGGACGCGATGGGCATGGTCGACCGCATGGCCGACCGGCTGGGCCACGTCCATCTCGCCGACGGAAACGGTTCCGCGAAGGACGAGCACCTGGTGCCCGGGCGCGGCTCCCAGCCCTGTGCGGAACTGCTGGAGCGGCTCGCGCTGACCGGTTTCGACGGGCACGTCGTGATCGAGGTCAACACCCGGCGCGCGATGTCCGGCGCCGAACGGGAGGCCGATCTGGCGGAGGCGCTGGCCTTCACCCGCCTGCACCTGGCGTCGGCGTCCCGAGGCGCACCCGGAACGACCGGCGCACCCGCGTCCTCCGCGTCCCCTGCCTCATCCGGCCCGTCAGGCTCCCCGTCCCCGTCCCCGGCGTCCCGAGCCTCCGGCGGCCCGCCGCAGTCCGGGTCGCACTCCTCCGTCCCGGCCCCGTCGGCGCCCTCGGCCCCGCCGTCGTCGTCCGCCCGGTCGTCGCGCCGCTCGTCGGCGAAGGCGCGCCGCCGGTGA
- a CDS encoding Ppx/GppA phosphatase family protein — MRLGVLDVGSNTVHLLVVDAHPGACPLPAHSHKVELRLAQLLDGDGAIGAEGVDRLIAVVREALQAAEDKGVEDLLPFATSAVREASNADEVLARVRAETGVELQVLSGAEEARHTFLAARRWFGWSAGKLLVLDIGGGSLEIAFGMDEEPDAAVSLPLGAGRLTAGWLPGDPPEAEDVRALRRHVRAQIARTVGEFARFGAPDHVVATSKTFKQLARIAGAARSTEGQYVQRELKRESLEAWVPRLAGMTAAQRAELPGVSEGRANQLLAGALVAEGAMDLFGIESVEVCPWALREGVILRKLDHMASA; from the coding sequence ATGAGACTCGGTGTCCTCGACGTGGGATCGAACACGGTGCATCTGCTGGTGGTGGACGCACACCCGGGCGCGTGCCCGCTGCCCGCGCACTCGCACAAGGTGGAACTGCGCCTCGCCCAACTCCTCGACGGGGACGGAGCGATCGGCGCCGAGGGCGTCGACCGACTGATCGCGGTGGTGCGGGAGGCGCTCCAGGCCGCCGAGGACAAGGGCGTCGAGGATCTGCTGCCCTTCGCGACCTCGGCCGTGCGCGAGGCCAGCAACGCCGACGAGGTCCTCGCGCGCGTGCGGGCCGAGACAGGTGTGGAGCTGCAGGTTCTCTCCGGCGCGGAGGAGGCCCGGCACACGTTTCTCGCCGCCCGCCGCTGGTTCGGCTGGTCGGCGGGGAAGCTGCTGGTCCTGGACATCGGCGGCGGTTCCCTGGAGATCGCGTTCGGCATGGACGAGGAGCCCGACGCTGCGGTGTCGCTGCCGCTGGGCGCGGGCCGTCTCACCGCGGGCTGGCTCCCCGGCGACCCGCCCGAGGCGGAGGACGTCCGGGCCCTGCGCCGCCACGTCCGTGCGCAGATCGCCCGCACGGTCGGCGAGTTCGCCCGGTTCGGCGCCCCCGACCACGTCGTCGCCACGTCGAAGACCTTCAAGCAGCTCGCCCGCATAGCCGGCGCGGCCCGCTCCACCGAGGGCCAGTACGTCCAGCGCGAGCTCAAGCGGGAGTCCCTGGAGGCCTGGGTGCCGCGGCTGGCGGGCATGACGGCGGCGCAGCGGGCGGAGCTGCCCGGGGTCTCCGAGGGCCGCGCCAACCAGCTCCTCGCCGGTGCGCTCGTGGCCGAGGGGGCGATGGACCTCTTCGGCATCGAGTCGGTCGAGGTCTGCCCCTGGGCGCTCAGGGAGGGCGTCATCCTGCGCAAACTCGATCACATGGCGTCGGCGTGA
- the radA gene encoding DNA repair protein RadA: MAARTKTTKDRPSYRCTECGWQTAKWLGRCPECQAWGTVEEYGTPAVRTTAPGRVTTSALPIGQVDGRQATARPTGVPELDRVLGGGLVPGAVVLLAGEPGVGKSTLLLDVAAKSASAEHRTLYVTGEESASQVRLRADRIGALDDHLYLAAETDLAAVLGHLDAVKPSLLIVDSVQTVASPEIDGAPGGMAQVREVAGALIRASKERGMSTLLVGHVTKDGAIAGPRLLEHLVDVVLSFEGDRHARLRLVRGVKNRYGATDEVGCFELHDEGITGLTDPSGLFLTRRDEPVPGTCLTVTLEGRRPLVAEVQALTVDSQIPSPRRTTSGLETSRVSMMLAVLEQRGRITALGKRDIYSATVGGVKLSEPAADLAIALALASAASDTPLPKNLVAIGEVGLAGEVRRVTGVQRRLSEAHRLGFTHALVPGDPGKIPAGMKVLEVADMGDALRVLPRSRRRDAPRESEDRR; encoded by the coding sequence ATGGCTGCCCGTACGAAGACCACCAAGGACCGACCGTCCTACCGCTGCACGGAGTGCGGCTGGCAGACGGCCAAGTGGCTCGGCCGCTGCCCCGAGTGCCAGGCGTGGGGGACGGTCGAGGAGTACGGCACGCCCGCGGTCCGCACGACGGCGCCGGGCCGGGTCACCACCTCCGCGCTCCCGATCGGCCAGGTCGACGGCCGCCAGGCCACCGCACGCCCCACCGGCGTGCCCGAGCTGGACCGCGTCCTGGGCGGCGGGCTCGTGCCCGGCGCGGTGGTGCTGCTGGCCGGGGAGCCCGGCGTCGGCAAGTCGACGCTGCTGCTCGACGTGGCGGCCAAGTCGGCCAGTGCCGAGCACCGCACCCTCTACGTCACGGGCGAGGAGTCGGCGTCGCAGGTCCGGCTGCGCGCCGACCGCATCGGCGCGCTCGACGACCATCTGTACCTGGCCGCCGAGACCGATCTCGCGGCCGTCCTCGGCCACTTGGACGCCGTGAAGCCGTCCCTGCTGATCGTGGACTCCGTGCAGACGGTCGCCTCTCCGGAGATCGACGGGGCGCCCGGCGGCATGGCCCAGGTCCGCGAGGTGGCGGGCGCCCTGATCCGTGCCTCGAAGGAACGCGGCATGTCCACGCTCCTGGTGGGCCACGTCACCAAGGACGGCGCGATCGCCGGCCCCCGCCTCCTCGAACATCTGGTGGACGTCGTCCTTAGCTTTGAGGGCGACCGGCACGCGCGGCTGCGCCTGGTGCGCGGCGTCAAGAACCGCTACGGCGCCACCGACGAGGTCGGCTGCTTCGAACTGCACGACGAGGGCATCACGGGCCTTACGGACCCGAGCGGACTTTTCCTGACCCGTCGTGACGAACCGGTCCCGGGTACCTGTCTGACGGTCACCCTGGAGGGCCGACGCCCGCTGGTCGCCGAGGTGCAGGCGCTCACCGTGGACTCCCAGATCCCCTCGCCCCGGCGCACGACGTCCGGCCTGGAGACCTCCCGCGTCTCCATGATGCTGGCCGTGCTGGAGCAGCGCGGCCGGATCACCGCCCTCGGCAAGCGGGACATCTACTCCGCCACGGTCGGCGGGGTGAAGCTGTCGGAGCCGGCCGCGGACCTGGCGATCGCCCTCGCCCTGGCCTCCGCCGCGAGTGACACCCCGCTGCCCAAGAACCTCGTCGCGATCGGCGAGGTGGGCCTCGCGGGCGAGGTCAGACGGGTCACGGGCGTCCAGCGCAGACTGTCCGAGGCCCATCGTCTGGGCTTCACGCACGCGCTCGTGCCGGGCGACCCCGGCAAGATCCCGGCGGGCATGAAGGTCCTGGAGGTCGCGGACATGGGGGACGCCCTGCGGGTCCTGCCGCGCTCCCGTCGCCGAGACGCCCCACGGGAGTCGGAGGACCGCCGGTAG